In the genome of Petrotoga olearia DSM 13574, one region contains:
- the pheS gene encoding phenylalanine--tRNA ligase subunit alpha, with protein sequence MALTIDRDEILDTLKRELKEITDMQEFQNLKSKYLGKKGLIKSLMNNLKDIDDVALKKQYGKSVNELKEELETIFDKKLNELKEKGREAKEKKNWVDITIPGARRKIGKENLITKTRKEIEEIFIGMGFSIAEGPEIENSWYNFDALNTPEWHPAREMQDTFYLSLDKEKLLRTHTSPVQVRTMLKSKPPLAIISPGRVYRKDELDATHSPVFHQVEGLYVDKNVSVSHLKMYLEVFAQKFFGNKVSVLLRPSYFPFTEPSFEVDISCIFCGGKGCNVCKNSGWIEILGAGLVHPNVFRSVNYDPKVWQGFAFGMGIERVAMLKYNIPDMREFYKNDLRFIENL encoded by the coding sequence ATGGCTTTAACAATAGACAGAGATGAAATCTTAGACACTTTAAAAAGAGAACTAAAAGAAATAACGGATATGCAGGAATTTCAAAATCTTAAATCTAAATATTTAGGCAAGAAAGGTTTGATCAAATCTCTAATGAACAATCTTAAAGATATTGATGACGTAGCATTAAAAAAACAATATGGTAAAAGTGTAAATGAACTAAAAGAAGAATTAGAAACTATTTTTGATAAAAAGTTAAATGAGTTGAAAGAAAAAGGAAGAGAAGCAAAAGAGAAAAAAAACTGGGTTGATATTACAATTCCTGGAGCCCGTAGAAAGATAGGAAAAGAGAATTTAATCACAAAAACAAGGAAAGAAATAGAAGAAATATTCATTGGAATGGGTTTTTCCATAGCTGAAGGTCCAGAGATAGAGAATTCTTGGTACAATTTTGATGCGCTTAATACCCCTGAATGGCATCCTGCCAGAGAAATGCAGGATACTTTTTATTTATCTTTGGACAAAGAAAAGCTTTTAAGGACCCATACCTCTCCTGTTCAAGTGAGAACGATGTTGAAAAGTAAGCCACCGTTGGCTATAATATCCCCCGGAAGGGTATACAGAAAAGATGAGTTAGACGCCACCCATTCCCCTGTTTTTCATCAGGTAGAAGGGCTGTATGTTGATAAAAATGTTTCCGTTTCTCATTTAAAAATGTATCTTGAAGTTTTTGCTCAAAAATTTTTTGGGAATAAAGTTTCTGTATTGTTACGTCCAAGCTATTTTCCTTTTACTGAGCCAAGCTTTGAGGTAGATATCAGTTGTATTTTTTGCGGAGGAAAAGGGTGTAATGTTTGTAAAAATAGTGGTTGGATAGAAATATTGGGAGCTGGTCTAGTTCATCCTAACGTTTTTCGAAGCGTTAATTACGATCCGAAAGTATGGCAAGGCTTTGCTTTTGGAATGGGTATTGAAAGAGTGGCGATGTTGAAATATAATATTCCGGATATGAGAGAATTTTATAAAAACGACCTTAGATTTATAGAAAATTTATAA